AGCAGCTTATCGCTAAACAAGTAGTGGCTGAAATCCCAGACGGTTGTACCTTATTTTTGGGTATTGGCACCACGATTGCGACTATTGCGGAAAAGCTCGCGAATCATCAGCAGCTTCGTGTTGTGACCAACAATTTTCAAGCTGCTCATATTCTCTCTCAGTACGACCATATCGAGACCTGGATTCCAGGTGGCAGGCTACGCACCAATGACGGCGATGTGGTAGGTGACAACATTAGCCAGTTCTTTGGTCAGTTTTCTGCTGACATTGGTATTGTTTGTTGCGCCGCAGTTTGCCTTGCATCTGCAGTGCCAAGCCCACAAGAACTCTCACCTCTAGGCTTGAATCAAGAAGAGTATGCCATGGAACACGAGCTGCGTGAGGCAACAGTGAGTCAAGCGATAGTTGCAGGCTCACAACAAAAGTGGTTAGTCGCAAATAGTACTAAATGGCAAAGAACGGCGAGTGCACGTGTCGCACCTATCAGCTATTTCGATCGCGTGTTCGGCAGTGCAGAGGGCGTTTAACCTTTTTACACATCCTTACCACGCAAAAGGTACTCGGCAAAAGGCACTCAGCAACAGTCACTACGCAACATCACCCTCGGATATAGGCTCCGGAGGAAACTCGTCGTAGATGGCTTGAAAGCGATCAAGATTATCCAT
This window of the Vibrio maritimus genome carries:
- a CDS encoding DeoR/GlpR family DNA-binding transcription regulator yields the protein MTNLSLRQQSIIDLIQLQEYCTIDALSGHFNVTTQTIRRDINELCALGLARRHHGGVSLPTTLSNRSFASRSATNLDEKQLIAKQVVAEIPDGCTLFLGIGTTIATIAEKLANHQQLRVVTNNFQAAHILSQYDHIETWIPGGRLRTNDGDVVGDNISQFFGQFSADIGIVCCAAVCLASAVPSPQELSPLGLNQEEYAMEHELREATVSQAIVAGSQQKWLVANSTKWQRTASARVAPISYFDRVFGSAEGV